In Sorghum bicolor cultivar BTx623 chromosome 8, Sorghum_bicolor_NCBIv3, whole genome shotgun sequence, one genomic interval encodes:
- the LOC110437600 gene encoding uncharacterized protein LOC110437600, protein MASIKYFDWCTIVYENLRSYVNDWQLSTVKKSEKKKTVTIPGCIIIPLAYIVDNMKLLEIEDKKCPRINQYTIETLMDSIQKARRCHGRVNFDKFECHHLLLNLKQFMHGSCQGTAEISGVAEEDAEVAIAAKTKKDAAKKPDQEELGTAGAKKPAENLEDAEVAIAAKTKKTAAKKPGQEGVSELGSGGANKDAEVAIASKTKKADAKKPDQEEPGTGGAKKPAEKKAAGKKAPKTNPAPSRRTSRLTVLKTKARFLKQSEKTACIDVVLERVKS, encoded by the exons ATGGCTAGCATCAAGTACTTTGACTGGTGTACAATAGTTTACGAGAATTTGAGGTCGTATGTCAATGATTGGCAGCTGAGCACTGTTAAGAAATCTGAGAAGAAGAAGACAGTGACTATACCCGGCTGCATAATAATACCTCTG gcatacattgttgataaCATGAAGCTGCTGGAGATTGAGGACAAGAAGTGTCCTCGGATCAATCAGTATACTATTGAGACTTTGATGGATAGTATTCAAAAAGCTAGGCGCTGCCATGGCAGGGTCAACTTCGACAAATTTGAG TGCCACCATCTGCTGCTCAATCTGAAGCAATTCATGCATG GAAGCTGCCAAGGCACAGCTGAAATCAGTGGAGTTGCTGAAGAAGATGCTGAAGTTGCCATAGCTGCCAAGACAAAGAAAGATGCTGCCAAGAAACCTGATCAGGAAGAACTGGGAACTGCTGGTGCCAAGAAACCTGCTGAGAACTTGG AAGATGCTGAAGTTGCCATAGCTGCCAAGACAAAGAAAACTGCTGCCAAGAAACCTGGTCAGGAAGGAGTATCGGAACTGGGAAGTGGTGGTGCCAACAAAGATGCTGAAGTTGCCATAGCTTCCAAGACAAAGAAAGCTGATGCCAAGAAACCTGATCAGGAAGAACCGGGAACTGGTGGTGCCAAGAAACCTGCTGAGAAGAAAGCTGCTGGGAAGAAAGCTCCTAAGACGAATCCTGCTCCGTCTCGCCGGACCTCGAGGTTGACGGTGCTCAAAACCAAGGCAAG GTTCCTGAAACAGTCTGAAAAAACTGCTTGTATAGATGTTGTCTTGGAGCGCGTAAAATCGTAA